Genomic segment of Pseudomonas iranensis:
TTACAAGGATGCATGGTGCATGGCTTTCCGCGTTTCGCACAACGGCATCAGCGGCTGGAGCTGGGGGGGTACCGGGCAATTAAGCCTATATTGTTGGTGGTCAATATATTGAAAAATACTGGATACTCGACGGTTGCGAAGATTCAACGGCGGAAGTGTCAATTTATGGAAAATGCCTCTATCGCGAGTACATCGCCCACCAAAAAACATGTCCAAGGATCGATATCTGCTGCTCCTGGATCTGCTGGAATGTGTAGTCCTCATCCGGATGCTCGTCACGGTTGAAGCTACGCAGGCGAAGACCGGTAGGGATGCGATAGACCTGCTTCACGCGAAGCTGGCCGTTGTGGTTTATTGCGTACATCTCGCCGTCGACGATATCGCTCAGGGAGTTTTTCCCCACGTTCACGCCGACGGTGGCGCCGTCGCGCAGCACAGGCACCATGCTGTTGCCACCGACCTTCACGCACTTCGCATTGCTGAACTGAACGCCGTTGTGGCGCAGGTCCTTCTTGTTGAAGCGCAAGCGTGAGTTGGCGCTTTCCTCAATCGCAAACCTGCCAGATCCGGCCGCCAGTTCGACTTCATGAAGGAAGGGGACGTAGACCTCATCGTCATCGAGCGGGGTTTCGTCGTCCCAAGTCTCGATGCTTCCTAATTTTACGCTTGGCTGTACGCGGTCCTGCTGCACGCTGGCAACAGTGGATAACAGTCGAGAGCTGACCTCGCTTGCGTCGAAGTTGAGCGCCTTTGCGAGCTTCAGCAGCGCTTCCACATTTAGTGGCACCTTCCCGGTGGCGTATTGGCTGAATGCGCTTTGCCCAGACCATCCGCACGCTTCGGCAACGTCCGCCTGCGTCAGGCTGCGCCCGGCAGCTTTTGCAGCTGACTTCCGCTGTTCGTAGATGGCCTTGAGCCTGGCGCTCTCGGCGACTTCTTCGGTGGTTAGGGGGCGACGTATTTTCATACGAATAAGAGTATTAGCAGAGCTGATATCCAAGCAAACAGCGCTGCTAGTATTTTGTTGCTGATAAAAAGCAGCGCTGCTACTATCCATGGCAGATATCAAGCCGTGGAAATTCCATGAAAAAGATCCCTTTGAGCAAATACCTAGAAGAGCACGGCACCCAAGCCGCGCTTGCTGCTGCTCTCGGCGTGAACCAGAGCGCGATCTCGCAAATGGTTAGAGCCGGTAGAAGCATCGAAATCACCCTTTATGGCGACGGCCGTATTGAGGCGAATGAGATTCGTCCGATCCCGGCGCGCCCAAAGCGCACAGCAGCCTGAGGCAGTCATTGCTTGCTGCCTAAACAAATGATCGCCCACGCACTGGCAGGGCGCCACGGAAACAAATTAGAGGTTTTACGAATGGAAGATTTTCTGCGGGCCTGCCAGAGCGCTGTCCTGGATAACGAAGCCAAGACCCTTGCTGCAAAGATGGGCGTTCCACACGTTGGCCTGCTTCAGCGCGCCAATCCGGACAACGATGCTCACCACCTGACGGTGGAGCACCTATTCGGAATTTTGTTGCACACCGGTGATATGCGGCCTCTGGCGGCACTGGCGAACGAGTTCGGTTTCGACCTCGTTACGAAAACCGCGCCCGCGCCACAAGCGCTGACCAAGTCACTAATCAATGTCGGCAAGGAAGTAGCCGATCTGACGATTGCGGTGCACCAAGCACTAGATGACAACCACGTCAGCG
This window contains:
- a CDS encoding LexA family transcriptional regulator, which codes for MKIRRPLTTEEVAESARLKAIYEQRKSAAKAAGRSLTQADVAEACGWSGQSAFSQYATGKVPLNVEALLKLAKALNFDASEVSSRLLSTVASVQQDRVQPSVKLGSIETWDDETPLDDDEVYVPFLHEVELAAGSGRFAIEESANSRLRFNKKDLRHNGVQFSNAKCVKVGGNSMVPVLRDGATVGVNVGKNSLSDIVDGEMYAINHNGQLRVKQVYRIPTGLRLRSFNRDEHPDEDYTFQQIQEQQISILGHVFWWAMYSR
- a CDS encoding Cro/CI family transcriptional regulator; translation: MKKIPLSKYLEEHGTQAALAAALGVNQSAISQMVRAGRSIEITLYGDGRIEANEIRPIPARPKRTAA
- a CDS encoding phage regulatory CII family protein — its product is MEDFLRACQSAVLDNEAKTLAAKMGVPHVGLLQRANPDNDAHHLTVEHLFGILLHTGDMRPLAALANEFGFDLVTKTAPAPQALTKSLINVGKEVADLTIAVHQALDDNHVSAFEKNLIRQEINHVRQSLDVMDASVKAA